GCAATGCGGTCGATGCCCATGCCGAAGGCAAAGCCGGTATAGCGATCCGGATCGAGATTGCAGTTGCGCAGCACATTGGGATGCACCATGCCGCAGCCCAGAATCTCAAGCCAGTCATCGCCCTCGCCGATGCGCAGTTCGTTGCCGACGCGCTGGCAGCCGATATCCACTTCCATAGAAGGCTCGGTGAAGGGGAAATGGGAGGCGCGGAAACGCATCTTGACGCTGTCGACCTCGAAGAAGGCCTTGCAGAATTCTTCCAGTGTCCATTTCAGATGCCCCATATGGATGCCTTCCTCGATAACGAGGCCTTCAACCTGATGGAACATCGGGGTATGGGTCTGGTCACTGTCGCAGCGATAGGTACGGCCCGGGCAGATGACGCGGATCGGCGGCTGCTGGCTGGTCATCGTGCGGATCTGAACCGGAGAGGTGTGGGTGCGCAGAACTTTCTGGTTACCTTCGGCATCAACCGGCAGGAAGAAGGTGTCATGTTCCAGACGCGCCGGATGATCGGGCGGAAAGTTCAGAGCGGTGAAGTTGTAGAAATCTTCTTCGATGTCCGGCCCTTCGGCGACGGCAAAGCCCATATCGGCAAAGATTGCTGTCAGCTCGTCGGTCACCTGAGCGATCGGATGCACCCGGCCGTCAAATGTGGCGCCCATGCGGGTCGGCAGGGTAACGTCGACTGTCTCGCTTTCAAGACGGGCGTTAAGGGCCTGGTCCTTCAGGATTTCCTTACGTTCGGCAATGGCATCGCCAACGCGTGCCTTGAGCCCGTTTAGCGCGGGGCCCATTTCCTTGCGCTCTTCCGGGCTCATCTTGCCCAGAGTTTTCATCAATTCCGAAATCTTGCCCTTTTTGCCAAGAGCCGAGATGCGGACTTCTTCCAATGCAGGCTCATCGGCAGCCGCATCAATAGCGGCGGCGATCTCCTGCTCAAGTGATTTGAGTTCCGACATAATCATTCCGTTTTGGGCCATTCCGTATGGACCGGTCTGACCGGGCTTCTACCCTACGAGACTTTGCTGTGAGCGTTGTAACAGATTGGCAGGGACAATAAAGGGTAATTTCCTCACTTAATCCCCTCAATCTCCTTGAGAATAAACAAAAACCCGC
This window of the uncultured Cohaesibacter sp. genome carries:
- the pheS gene encoding phenylalanine--tRNA ligase subunit alpha; this encodes MSELKSLEQEIAAAIDAAADEPALEEVRISALGKKGKISELMKTLGKMSPEERKEMGPALNGLKARVGDAIAERKEILKDQALNARLESETVDVTLPTRMGATFDGRVHPIAQVTDELTAIFADMGFAVAEGPDIEEDFYNFTALNFPPDHPARLEHDTFFLPVDAEGNQKVLRTHTSPVQIRTMTSQQPPIRVICPGRTYRCDSDQTHTPMFHQVEGLVIEEGIHMGHLKWTLEEFCKAFFEVDSVKMRFRASHFPFTEPSMEVDIGCQRVGNELRIGEGDDWLEILGCGMVHPNVLRNCNLDPDRYTGFAFGMGIDRIAMLKYGMPDLRAFFNGDKRWLDHYGFRPLDIPSLVGGLSS